A single Metarhizium brunneum chromosome 5, complete sequence DNA region contains:
- the mei2 gene encoding Meiosis protein mei2, producing the protein MAPGDKKFGPGIGQERDPFVTPRHRISTRLSPTASTFNPFTNVNSLGEASKSNPVATALSTELGLSRYLLIASDTHLEAEEVSIWLDDLDLHGRRFHGQRSIDTENGKVYVHFRDIRDACSTLATTLISRKSWKAEYCGSLGGHRQNPGSETESPALNTGQILLVATISPSISLDVGQVFDIAQNFLHSYGRLFAFIKIPNPSKTPSFRAIAEFCDISHATKVIANCAHVTTPEGVHLVISAYETNSTFVSPLKPTQNVTGANTQNNAQHQHMHIGSASRSVVPIEARVSHPFTMYPLMVQSPFVANVPYILDSLPPGSSQGSVSPITTLAPSFPVLGPLYHAPPSPALTVQSNYSPSRAVAGFFRSDGRRQNAARVTRSPYNNSTNHHNYVDINRIRDGIDVRTTIMLRNIPNKVDQAMLKRIIDESSWGKYDFMYLRIDFANDCNVGYAFINFVDPLDIIDFVEARGNQRWNCFKSDKIAEISYATIQGKDCLVQKFRNSSVMLEAPHYRPKLYFTCNGPCPELAGQEEPFPEPDNQSKMKRSCENAEHVGLFTPNAGQHYRDEQRRRRSQYDRGTRLAALEEYDYEAAIQNMYTITPH; encoded by the exons ATGGCACCAGGTGACAAGAAGTTCGGTCCTGGCATTGGGCAGGAGAGGGATCCATTTGTGACTCCTCGCCATAGAATCAGCACAAGATTGTCACCGACTGCTTCAACTTTCAATCCTTTCACTAACGTCAACAGTCTCGGCGAAGCTAGTAAATCCAATCCAGTTGCAACCGCACTTAGCACTGAGCTAGGGCTATCCCGGTACCTTCTTATTGCATCAGATACCCATTTGGAGGCTGAAGAAGTCAGTATTTGGTTAGAC GACCTCGACTTGCATGGACGGCGGTTTCATGGACAAAGGAGTATTGATACGGAAAACGGAAAAGTCTACGTGCACTTTAGAGACATACGGGACGCTTGCTCCACGCTCGCGACTACTTTGATATCTAGGAAAAGCTGGAAAGCTGAATATTGTGGTTCTCTTGGCGGACATCGG CAAAATCCTGGCTCGGAAACTGAATCTCCGGCTTTGAACACTGGTCAAATTCTTCTGGTAGCTACCATCTCCCCCAGTATCAGCCTTGATGTTGGTCAGGTATTCGACATTGCACAGAACTTTCTCCATTCGTACGGACGTTTATTTGCCTTCATCAAAATTCCAAATCCGTCAAAAACTCCTTCTTTTAGAGCCATTGCGGAATTTTGCGACATATCTCATGCCACAAAAGTGATAGCCAACTGCGCTCATGTTACCACACCTGAG GGAGTGCATCTGGTGATTTCAGCATACGAAACTAACAGTACTTTTGTGTCGCCCCTGAAGCCAACGCAAAATGTAACCGGAGCAAACACACAAAACAATGCTCAGCATCAGCATATGCACATTGGCTCGGCCTCGCGGTCTGTTGTGCCGATAGAAGCGCGAGTGAGCCACCCGTTCACTATGTACCCTTTGATGGTTCAGTCGCCATTTGTTGCAAATGTACCATATATTCTGGATTCTCTCCCGCCGGGAAGTAGTCAAGGCTCTGTATCGCCGATCACTACCCTGGCTCCGTCCTTTCCAGTGCTGGGCCCCTTGTACCATGCACCTCCATCGCCAGCCCTGACTGTTCAAAGCAATTATAGTCCATCAAGGGCAGTGGCCGGGTTTTTTCGATCTGACGGCCGCAGACAAAACGCAGCCAGGGTTACTAGATCCCCATACAATAACTCTACCAACCACCACAATTACGTCGATATCAACCGGATTCGAGATGGCATTGACGTTCGCACTACG ATAATGCTCCGAAACATTCCCAATAAAGTGGATCAGGCTATGCTGAAGAGGATCATAGACGAGTCTAGTTGGGGCAAGTACGACTTCATGTACTTACGCATTGATTTTGCGAATGACTGCAA TGTTGGCTACGCATTCATTAATTTTGTTGAT CCATTAGATATTATTGAT TTTGTGGAGGCCAGAGGCAATCAGAGATG GAACTGCTTTAAAAGTGACAAGATTGCAGAGATATCATACGCAA CCATCCAAGGCAAAGACTGCTTAGTCCAAAAGTTCAGGAACAGCTCCGTCATGCTTGAGGCTCCGCATTATCGCCCAAAG CTCTACTTTACTTGCAATGGCCCTTGTCCTGAGTTGGCAGGCCAGGAAGAACCATTCCCGGAGCCGGACAACCAATCTAAAATGAAGAGGAGCTGCGAGAATGCAGAGCATGTTG GTCTCTTCACGCCTAATGCCGGCCAGCACTATCGCGACGAGCAGCGGCGCAGACGATCTCAGTATGACCGTGGAACTAGGcttgccgccctcgaggaaTATGACTACGAAGCTGCAATTCAAAATATGTACACCATTACACCACATTGA
- the sec15 gene encoding Exocyst complex component sec15, producing the protein MPRRQAAFDDYTSAVPQIIIASTDSDFLDHLIPVLKDAAHSRRIPALIQCLTRYSEDREADIERIGLTKHEEFLDSVSRLQHVREDTVSLTTEILKLNQSIQASTEKLAEQKGALVNTKAIRQNIADATEALRDSLKVLHAVNHAHDLIRQKNYYSALKSLEDLQNEYLVPILQNRYATQHRLADVIQKSIPGSRKGISEAVMTDLNTWLFRVRETSQFLGEVAFYHTEMRRSRQRKRVEDDQFLANFKLNSSIELVCDESEEFDVLDNEELQVNFTPLFEALHIHDALGQSDRFRAEYAATRRQQKDLLLPSTIELLTDDESSLSSLLEGIAGFSIIEKETMRRVPQLRSAAEVEELWESMCGAAISLTSRALNDVGNAEVLLKIKGFIALFVQTMEGWGYSISTLDTFLLTLFDKYAELLKHRFSEDFQEIVSTDDYMPMAINSREEYEKVINVSWFMQSQAIDDVTFPCVLPFSQMYPLCCIDVRNFLNQFYFFSDDHFQHAEVIDETLRKSLDELLTEKVCRLLVERLSSQYLGQIVQILINLEHFEIACQELEQLLIRARSSSSAGGPLKLNATEEFRNNKKTAEKRIFELVNSKIDDLVDTAEYDWLAAAVAPEPSNYMQTLTRYLSNIMNSTLLGLPREIKELIYFDALSHAANKILALPLSPEVQNINSNGVAALALDVQYLTEFVSSLENGQMLRENLDELQQTVNLMESDNHDEFFDISIRNKKYGRVDALNGPVLLEKLTPVSQVAGRAAPLSNLSSRFGMMK; encoded by the exons ATGCCACGGCGCCAAGCTGCCTTTGACGACTATACCTCTGCCGTCCCGCAG ATCATCATCGCGTCTACCGATTCTGATTTTCTCGATCATCTGATACCGGTGTTAAAAGACGCAGCACACTCCAGACGGATACCGGCTCTAATACAATGCCTCACGCGATACTCCGAGGACCGCGAAGCTGATATCGAACGTATTGGCTTGACCAAACACGAAGAATTCCTCGATTCGGTTTCGAGACTACAACATGTTCGAGAAGACACTGTCAGCCTCACGACGGAGATTTTGAAACTCAACCAATCCATCCAGGCTAGCACAGAGAAACTAGCTGAGCAGAAGGGTGCCCTGGTCAATACAAAAGCTATTCGACAGAACATTGCCGATGCAACCGAGGCCCTGAGAGACTCCTTGAAGGTACTCCATGCTGTCAATCACGCCCATGACCTCATTCGCCAGAAAAATTACTATTCTGCTCTCAAATCTCTTGAGGATCTTCAAAACGAGTATTTAGTTCCTATATTACAAAATCGATATGCTACGCAACATCGCTTGGCTGATGTCATTCAAAAATCCATACCTGGCTCTCGAAAAGGTATTTCGGAAGCTGTCATGACCGACCTCAACACATGGCTGTTTAGAGTTCGAGAGACGTCTCAATTCCTTGGCGAAGTGGCGTTTTATCACACTGAAATGAGACGGTCCCGGCAGAGAAAGCGGGTTGAGGACGACCAATTCCTAGCCAACTTTAAGCTCAATTCGTCTATTGAACTTGTATGCGATGAAAGCGAGGAATTCGACGTACTAGATAACGAAGAACTGCAAGTCAATTTCACACCACTCTTCGAGGCTCTGCACATTCACGATGCACTTGGCCAAAGCGATCGATTTCGTGCAGAATATGCCGCTACTAGAAGACAGCAGAAAGACCTACTTCTACCCAGCACGATTGAATTACTCACTGATGACGAGTCTTCGCTAAGCAGCCTCTTAGAGGGCATTGCGGGATTCTCAATCATTGAAAAGGAAACCATGCGTCGTGTGCCACAATTACGCTCCGCAGCTGAG GTCGAAGAGCTTTGGGAGTCAATGTGCGGTGCTGCTATAAGCCTAACATCTCGAGCGCTGAACGACGTAGGTAATGCCGAAGTTCTTCTCAAAATAAAAGGGTTCATCGCCCTGTTTGTTCAAACCATGGAG GGCTGGGGTTACTCAATCTCCACTCTCGACACGTTTTTGCTTACGCTATTTGACAAATATGCTGAGCTTCTCAAGCATCGATTTAGTGAAGATTTCCAGGAG ATTGTCTCTACAGATGACTACATGCCAATGGCCATTAATTCTCGTGAGGAATATGAAAAAGTCATTAACGTTAGCTGGTTCATGCAAAGCCAAGCCATCGATGATGTGAC GTTCCCCTGTGTGCTACCCTTCTCGCAGATGTACCCTTTGTGTTGCATAGACGTTCGGAACTTTCTCAACcagttttatttcttttccgATGATCATTTCCAGCACGCGGAAGTCATTGATGAGACTTTACGAAAG TCACTGGACGAGCTTCTCACCGAAAAGGTTTGCCGATTATTGGTTGAGAGACTCTCTTCCCAATATTTGGGACAAATTGTTCAGATTCTTATTAATCTCGAGCACTTCGAAATTGCATGTCAAGAACTTGAACAGCTTCTCATCCGTGCCAGATCGTCAAGCTCGGCTGGCGGGCCTTTGAAACTGAACGCAACCGAAGAGTTTCGCAATAACAAGAAAACTGCTGAGAAAAGAATTTTCGAGCTCGTTAATAGCAAGATTGACGACCTAGTTGACACGGCGGAATATGATTG GTTAGCGGCGGCTGTGGCACCAGAGCCGAGTAACTATATGCAAACATTGACTCGATACCTATCCAATATCATGAACTCGACATTGCTGGGGCTACCGCGAGAAATTAAGGAGCTCATTTATTTTGATGCCCTATCTCACGCTGCTAACAAAATTCTG gcCCTGCCCCTGTCTCCTGAAGTCCAAAATATCAATAGCAATGGGGTTGCTGCATTGGCACTTGATGTTCAGTACCTGACTGAGTTCGTCAGTAGCCTAGAAAACGGGCAGATGTTGCGCGAAAATCTGGATGAGCTCCAACAGACCGTGAACCTGATGGAATCAGATAACCATGACGAATTTTTTGACATCTCCATTCGAAACAAGAAATACGGCCGCGTAGATGCCCTGAATGGTCCGGTGCTCTTGGAAAA GCTTACTCCCGTATCACAAGTTGCTGGCAGAGCGGCACCCCTGTCGAATTTATCATCACGGTTTGGCATGATGAAATGA
- the hap5 gene encoding Transcriptional activator hap5: MDTQAQSQQSHAQPNRSAPAYDPSHGGHYGACAALASQGFAPAELYTGPWANVHQGLTGQYKDILTTYWQQTISHLESDTHDYKIHQLPLARIKKVMKADPEVKMISAEAPILFAKGCDIFITELTMRAWIHAEENKRRTLQRSDIASALAKSDMFDFLIDIVPREEASSHAKRTAAQSAGGPQAVPAPPGQAQMAGQHANMAQSNHASHPMATAEYMAGHHLPTDQDYRQNPNMYAGQVPPAPSAPYGQAQAPASMYGEMEGMYPYSAMQAQQAPMSSEEFE, translated from the exons ATGGATACGCAGGCCCAGTCGCAGCAGTCCCATGCACAGCCGAACCGTTCGGCTCCAGCTTATGACCCTAGCCATGGTGGTCACTATG GCGCATGCGCAGCA CTTGCATCTCAAGGTTTTGCACCGGCTGAGCTGTACACTGGTCCCTGGGCAAAT GTCCATCAAGGGTTGACCGGCCAATACAAGGATATCTTGACTACTTACTGGCAGCAAACCATATCCCACTTGGAGAGCGATACACATGACTACAAGATTCACCAATTGCCACTTGCTCGTATTAAGAAGGTAATGAAGGCTGATCCGGAAGTAAAGATGATTTCAGCCGAAGCGCCAATTCTTTTTGCAAAAGGATGCGATATTTTTATCACTGAGCTTACTATGCGTGCCTGGATTCATGCTGAGGAGAACAAACGCCGGACTCTCCAGCGCTCGGACATTGCGTCGGCATTGGCTAAATCAGACATGTTCGATTTTCTAATTGACATTGTCCCAAGAGAGGAAGCCTCATCTCATGCCAAAAGAACTGCTGCACAGTCTGCCGGCGGCCCACAGGCTGTGCCTGCACCTCCGGGGCAAGCTCAGATGGCTGGTCAGCATGCTAATATGGCTCAGTCTAACCATGCCTCACAtcccatggccacggcggaATATATGGCAGGCCACCATCTTCCTACTGATCAAGACTATCGACAAAATCCAAATATGTACGCTGGCCAGGTGCCTCCCGCCCCGTCAGCGCCCTACGGTCAAGCCCAGGCGCCAGCATCGATGTATGGAGAAATGGAAGGCATGTACCCATACTCTGCCATGCAAGCGCAACAG GCGCCAATGTCGTCCGAAGAATTTGAATAG
- the RSM10 gene encoding mitochondrial 37S ribosomal protein uS10m — protein sequence MPGSFSRSKASAIPASLPLTLARTSRRTFASITLDHDLKYNSQSRSSTSTSSLAKPIQIDQVRQPRSLQALHLKPLKREAEFGIPSCDLQLRSFSVQPLEFFSDFALRAAYYLGLPAYGPIPLPRITERWTVPKSHFIFKKAQENFERVTLRRMIQIRDGNPETVQLWLAYLRRHQFYGVGMKANAWEFSQPGLDPSQNMRDEQLDQLGDVWSQLGQIGDLGSPEKVEDLLNSRRFKDAAGLRQPLATNK from the exons ATGCCTGGCTCATTCTCGAGGTCCAAAGCCAGTGCAATACCGGCCAGCCTACCTCTTACCCTGGCCAGGACGTCAAGAAGAACTTTTGCATCTAT CACTTTGGATCATGACCTAAAATATAATTCCCAATCGCGTTCTTCAACatcgacgtcgtcgttggcCAAACCGATTCAGATAGACCAAGTACGCCAGCCCAGGTCGCTCCAGGCTCTCCATCTCAAACCTTTGAAGCGGGAGGCTGAATTTGGAATACCATCATGCGACCTACAGTTGCGCTCATTCAGCGTCCAGCCACTCGAGTTTTTCTCCGACTTTGCGTTGCGAGCGGCCTACTATCTTGGATTACCAGCCTACGGGCCCATTCCGCTGCCAAGGATTACGGAACGATGGACCGTGCCCAAAAGTCATTTTATTTTCAAAAAGGCACAAGAAAATTTTGAACGGGTTACTCTACGTCGTATGATCCAAATCAGGGATGGAAACCCGGAAACAGTGCAGCTTTGGCTAGCATACCTAAGGAGGCATCAGTTTTATGGCGTGGGAATGAAGGCTAATGCATGGGAGTTCAGTCAGCCAGGTCTCGACCCCTCTCAAAACATGCGAGATGAGCAACTGGATCAGCTTGGCGACGTCTGGTCACAATTGGGTCAAATAGGTGACTTGGGCAGTCCGGAAAAGGTGGAAGATCTACTGAATAGTCGTCGCTTCAAGGATGCGGCTGGGTTAAGGCAACCACTGGCTACAAATAAATAA
- the msw1 gene encoding Tryptophan--tRNA ligase gives MQRLINKSTAIRPRVIFSGIQPTGIPHLGNYVGALRQWVQLQHHEHKDTKLIYSIVDLHAITTPQSPEKLKRWKRESLAALLAIGIDPERSILFYQSSVPAHSELMWILACTASVGYLSRMTQWKQKLNLAPNSHMEDRPAESRLKLGLFSYPVLQAADILVHRATHVPVGHDQQQHLEFARECVTNFNHAYGECLVQPKTITPPVHRVMSLSDPTSKMSKSHKLARSRILITDTADEIRLKISSALTDSVHGISYDHALRPGISNLLSLFSIFDAEKRSPEQLAQAYSDTHPRLFKDMVSDAVILGLQGIRTRYIELIDSDTHYLDHVAADGARKALQSAEETMGMVRTAVGL, from the exons ATGCAGCGCCTTATCAACAAATCTACAGCCATACGGCCCAGGGTTATATTCTCAGGGATCCAGCCTACTGGCATACCGCACCTGGGCAACTATGTCGGCGCCTTACGGCAATGGGTGCAGCTGCAACACCATGAGCACAAGGATACAAAGCTGATATATTCCATTGTCGACCTCCATGCTATTACCACGCCCCAATCGCCGGAAAAATTGAAGCGGTGGAAGAGAGAAAGCCTCGCCGCGCTTTTGGCAATAGGAATTGATCCAGAGCGGTCCATTCTCTTCTACCAGTCGTCC GTACCTGCTCATTCAGAGCTCATGTGGATCCTAGCCTGTACAGCGTCTGTTGGATATCTCTCCCGGATGACGCAATGGAAG CAAAAACTCAACCTTGCACCAAATTCACACATGGAAGACCGGCCGGCTGAAAGCCGATTGAAGCTTGGGCTTTTCTCCTATCCAGTCCTCCAAGCTGCTGATATACTCGTCCATAG AGCCACCCATGTTCCCGTTGGACATGATCAGCAACAACACCTCGAATTCGCCCGGGAGTGTGTCACTAATTTTAACCACGCATATGGGGAATGTCTAGTTCAGCCGAAAACTATTACTC CCCCGGTGCATCGAGTCATGTCCCTCTCAGACCCAACATCGAAGATGTCCAAGTCACACAAACTGGCTCGTTCACGAATTCTGATCACCGATACCGCTGATGAGATTAGACTCAAAATTTCCTCCGCCCTGACTGACTCCGTTCATGGAATATCCTATGACCACGCTCTAAGGCCGGGTATATCAAATCTTCTGAGCCTCTTCTCTATATTCGACGCGGAGAAACGAAGCCCTGAGCAGCTTGCACAGGCATACAGTGATACTCATCCTCGCTTGTTCAAGGATATGGTATCCGATGCGGTCATTCTTGGACTGCAGGGCATTCGGACTCGGTATATCGAGCTTATTGACAGCGATACCCATTATTTGGATCATGTGGCGGCTGACGGTGCGCGAAAAGCATTGCAAAGTGCGGAAGAAACAATGGGCATGGTGAGAACAGCTGTGGGACTGTGA